One window of Vitis riparia cultivar Riparia Gloire de Montpellier isolate 1030 chromosome 5, EGFV_Vit.rip_1.0, whole genome shotgun sequence genomic DNA carries:
- the LOC117914575 gene encoding long chain acyl-CoA synthetase 6, peroxisomal-like, producing MESAPQRRLTAIQTHLIATAGDDRSHSQLLTNQTAGEFVSEQGYSVVLPEKLETGKWNVYRSAQSPLRLVSRFPDHPEIGTLHDNFVHSVETFRDYKYLGTRIRVDGTVGEYKWMTYGEAGTARSAIGSGLIYYGIPKGSCVGLYFINRPEWLIVDHACSAFSYVSVPLYDTLGPDAVKYIVNHAVLQAIFCVPQTLNSLLSFLSEIPSVRLIVVVGGIDDQMPSLPSTTGVEVVSYSKLLNQGRSHPQPFCPPKPDDVATICYTSGTTGTPKGAVLSHGNLIANVAGATLSVKFYPSDVYISYLPLAHIYERANQVMTVYFGVAVGFYQGDNLKLMDDMAALRPTIFCSVPRLYNRIYAGITNAVKTSGVLRERLFNAAYNAKKRAILSGKNPSPMWDRLVFNKIKEKLGGRVRFMVSGASPLSPDVMEFLRICFGGRITEGYGMTETSCVISSMDESDNLTGHVGSPNPACEVKLVDVPEMNYTSEDQPYPRGEICVRGPILFLGYHKDEVQTREVIDEDGWLHTGDIGLWLPGGRLKIIDRKKNIFKLAQGEYIAPEKIENVYAKCKFVAQCFVYGDSMNSSLVAIVSVDPDVLKAWAASEGIQYQDLGQLCNDPRVRAAVLADMDVVGREAKLRGFEFAKAVTLVLEPFTMDNDLLTPTFKIKRPQAKAYFANAISSMYAELSTSDPSPQSKL from the exons ATGGAGTCTGCACCACAACGTCGCCTGACGGCTATACAGACACACCTCATCGCCACCGCCGGCGACGACCGCTCGCATTCACAGCTCCTTACCAATCAAACCGCCGGCGAGTTCGTTTCCG AGCAGGGCTATAGTGTGGTGCTTCCAGAGAAATTGGAGACAGGAAAGTGGAATGTCTACAG ATCTGCACAGTCTCCTTTGAGGCTTGTGAGTAGATTCCCCGATCATCCTGAAATTGGTACATTGCACGATAATTTTGT GCACTCAGTTGAGACCTTCCGTGATTACAAGTATTTGGGTACACGAATTCGAGTTGATGGAACAGTTGGAGA GTACAAATGGATGACATATGGAGAAGCAGGTACTGCTCGATCAGCAATTGGTTCTGGTTTAATATACTATGGAATACCGAAA GGATCTTGTGTTGGCCTATATTTTATCAACAGACCTGAGTGGCTCATTGTTGATCATGCCTGCTCTGCATTTTCATATGTATCAGTTCCTTTATATGACACTCTTG GTCCAGATGCTGTCAAGTATATTGTAAATCACGCTGTCTTACAAGCTATATTTTGTGTGCCACAAACGTTAAACTCT TTGCTGAGCTTCTTGTCTGAGATCCCATCCGTACGTTTAATAGTG GTAGTTGGAGGAATAGATGATCAAATGCCATCACTTCCATCAACAACTGGAGTTGAGGTTGTATCATATTCAAAACTACTCAATCAG GGTCGCAGTCATCCCCAACCTTTTTGCCCCCCAAAGCCTGATGATGTTGCAACCATTTGCTATACAAGTGGTACAACTGGGACACCTAAG GGAGCTGTACTGTCCCATGGAAACTTGATTGCTAATGTTGCTGGGGCCACTCTTTCCGTCAAATTTTACCCCTCAGATGT TTACATATCATATCTTCCTTTGGCACACATCTATGAACGGGCCAACCAGGTCATGACAGTATATTTTGGAGTTGCAGTTGGATTCTACCAGGGA GACAATTTGAAACTAATGGATGATATGGCTGCTTTAAGACCAACTATATTCTGCAGTGTTCCTCGACTGTACAATAGAATCTATGCTGG CATTACAAATGCTGTAAAGACATCTGGTGTTTTAAGGGAGAGGCTGTTCAATGCTGCATACAATGCTAAGAAGAGAGCAATATTGAGTG GTAAGAATCCATCTCCCATGTGGGACAGAttggtatttaataaaataaaagaaaagcttGGAGGCCGAGTTCGATTTATGGTTTCGGGTGCCTCACCCTTGTCTCCTGATGTCATGGAATTTTTGAGGAT CTGCTTTGGGGGTCGAATAACCGAAGGATATGGAATGACTGAAACTTCTTGTGTAATAAGCTCAATGGATGAGAGTGACAACCTAACCGGTCATGTTGGATCACCTAATCCAGCTTGTG AAGTGAAGCTTGTGGATGTTCCGGAAATGAACTACACATCTGAGGATCAGCCCTATCCTCGTGGTGAAATCTGTGTTCGGGGTCCCATACTTTTTCTAGGTTACCATAAAGATGAAGTGCAGAC GAGAGAGGTAATTGATGAAGATGGATGGCTTCATACGGGAGACATAGGTTTATGGTTACCTGGAGGTCGCCTAAAGATCATTGATAG GAAGAAGAACATTTTTAAGTTGGCACAAGGAGAGTACATAGCTCCAGAGAAAATTGAGAATGTATATGCTAAATGCAAATTTGTTGCCCAGTGCTTTGTATATg GTGACAGCATGAACTCATCTTTGGTTGCTATAGTGTCAGTGGATCCAGATGTTTTAAAAGCATGGGCCGCATCTGAAGGCATCCAG TATCAAGATTTAGGACAACTGTGTAATGACCCAAGAGTGAGGGCTGCTGTCCTGGCTGACATGGATGTTGTTGGTAGGGAAGCTAAG TTGAGAGGTTTTGAATTTGCCAAAGCTGTGACTTTGGTGCTTGAACCATTTACCATGGACAATGATCTGCTTACTCCAACATTCAAG ATCAAGAGACCTCAAGCAAAGGCATACTTTGCGAATGCAATATCTAGCATGTATGCTGAACTCTCTACATCCGATCCCTCCCCTCAGAGCAAGTTGTGA